A single window of Synechocystis sp. PCC 7509 DNA harbors:
- a CDS encoding ParA family protein — protein MSKRKAQSQMILGIMSNSGGVGKTTIAAHLAYPLAKKGYKTLLIELDQQDSLRLWTGLGIADPEHSSAKIFQPNFKGEYPITPIWQEHTKNAFIIQGGAALRDTPRQIESYKRRYYILKDRLKKFPLDFDLILIDTPGGLEPFGSILLPAVTHLIVVVEPDFKAATSGGLFLEWFYSNALELDLEPPPELLGFIPNTRQPEIAAHSKILDSSNPTALPSILKEYETQCFPQIKFSAEFVNASDPNIGLPVYLHRPRTPALKGFSPVIQAIEDRL, from the coding sequence ATGTCAAAGCGCAAAGCCCAAAGCCAAATGATATTGGGTATTATGAGTAATTCTGGTGGAGTAGGTAAGACTACGATTGCCGCGCATCTTGCTTATCCTCTTGCTAAGAAGGGGTATAAAACTCTATTGATTGAGTTAGATCAGCAAGACTCGCTTCGCCTATGGACAGGCTTAGGGATTGCCGATCCTGAGCATTCCTCAGCAAAAATCTTCCAGCCTAATTTTAAAGGAGAGTATCCAATTACTCCAATCTGGCAGGAACACACGAAAAATGCTTTTATAATTCAGGGCGGGGCTGCTCTACGCGATACACCAAGACAAATCGAAAGCTACAAGCGACGATATTACATTCTCAAAGATCGCCTAAAAAAATTTCCACTAGACTTCGACCTTATTCTCATTGATACTCCCGGTGGGCTTGAGCCATTTGGAAGTATTCTTCTTCCAGCCGTCACTCATCTCATTGTTGTTGTTGAACCTGACTTCAAAGCAGCGACCAGTGGTGGATTATTCCTAGAATGGTTTTATTCAAATGCTCTGGAACTTGACTTAGAACCGCCTCCTGAGCTTTTAGGATTTATCCCAAATACTCGACAACCTGAAATTGCTGCTCATTCTAAAATTTTAGATAGTAGCAATCCAACTGCGTTACCTTCAATTTTGAAAGAGTATGAAACTCAATGCTTTCCGCAAATCAAATTTTCAGCAGAGTTTGTAAATGCGTCAGATCCTAATATAGGATTACCTGTTTATCTCCATCGCCCTAGAACTCCAGCCCTAAAAGGTTTCAGTCCAGTTATCCAAGCAATTGAAGATCGTTTGTAA
- a CDS encoding excalibur calcium-binding domain-containing protein, which produces MAIVAISRLKFRRNNFLLLFLETNLDRDADGIACESLL; this is translated from the coding sequence ATGGCAATTGTAGCGATTTCAAGACTCAAGTTCAGGCGCAATAATTTTTTACTGCTTTTCCTGGAGACAAATTTAGATAGAGATGCGGATGGGATAGCTTGCGAAAGTTTGCTATAA
- a CDS encoding thermonuclease family protein gives MVKDGQAAVYRQYLNGCTATKDQYLQAEAQSNQWRLGYRN, from the coding sequence ATGGTAAAAGATGGGCAAGCAGCAGTTTATCGCCAGTACCTCAATGGATGTACCGCCACCAAAGACCAGTATTTGCAAGCAGAAGCACAATCCAATCAATGGCGATTGGGCTATCGGAACTAG
- a CDS encoding GIY-YIG nuclease family protein, translating into MWLRYGVDAENKLVEVENVPSGRTYLRCPYCASALIAKKGKVKEHHFAHDGATCNLVIKREPCDIPRLPLYDAFNIFLTGKELEQLNKLWHRHKSHENGIDRLEILPAFTRESFVEISQNINAATERKAYQFTKLGQIPVGALPLSAFNCVQEPLIEQKLALLESAIFDNSGSVLPREELWVRLTDLRIYSDQIRKILLASLYYLKVQADGQVFHKIGITTRSIDSRLVEIYRDVRSHFQNVDIEVVRTWANRGNIERYFKYRYSSGNYPIGSLTEYFKFATPNETQPVERDLHQMPAKVLSPAEQDILAGKQDDFLVALLADEQTKADNRRVSDSASAHAGLRIEANLRQRFLAQPSSQKIIAALHQGDRLRDAAKASVAVEVAHKVIAVVHSICECTTGLSD; encoded by the coding sequence ATGTGGCTGCGGTATGGCGTTGATGCAGAGAATAAGCTTGTTGAGGTTGAAAATGTCCCAAGCGGTAGAACCTACCTGAGATGCCCTTACTGTGCAAGTGCGTTAATAGCTAAGAAGGGCAAGGTAAAAGAGCATCACTTCGCTCACGATGGAGCCACCTGTAACTTAGTTATCAAGAGAGAACCGTGCGACATCCCGCGCTTACCCCTATACGATGCCTTCAACATTTTCTTAACAGGTAAGGAATTAGAGCAACTAAATAAGCTTTGGCATAGGCATAAGTCGCACGAAAATGGTATTGACCGCCTAGAAATATTGCCAGCTTTTACCAGAGAAAGCTTCGTTGAGATTTCACAAAACATTAACGCCGCGACAGAGCGAAAAGCTTACCAATTTACTAAACTAGGACAAATCCCAGTTGGCGCATTGCCTCTATCCGCATTCAATTGTGTACAGGAGCCACTGATTGAGCAAAAGCTGGCACTCTTGGAATCTGCTATTTTCGATAACTCTGGCTCAGTGCTACCGCGTGAGGAGCTATGGGTTCGCTTGACTGACTTACGAATCTACAGCGATCAGATACGGAAAATTTTGCTTGCTAGTTTGTACTACCTGAAAGTGCAGGCTGATGGGCAAGTGTTTCATAAAATCGGTATAACAACTCGTTCTATTGATAGTAGGCTAGTAGAAATATATCGAGACGTGCGATCACATTTCCAAAACGTAGATATCGAAGTTGTAAGAACTTGGGCAAATCGGGGAAATATAGAGCGGTATTTTAAGTATCGCTACTCCAGTGGCAACTATCCAATCGGTAGCTTGACGGAATACTTTAAGTTTGCCACCCCTAACGAAACTCAACCAGTGGAGCGCGACCTGCACCAGATGCCAGCTAAAGTATTATCACCCGCAGAGCAAGATATTTTAGCGGGAAAGCAGGATGATTTTTTAGTAGCACTTTTAGCGGACGAACAAACAAAAGCAGATAATAGGCGGGTGAGCGATAGCGCAAGCGCGCACGCAGGGCTTCGCATTGAAGCAAACTTAAGACAGCGATTCCTTGCCCAGCCCTCATCACAGAAGATAATTGCCGCGTTACACCAGGGCGATCGCCTGCGCGATGCGGCTAAGGCATCAGTTGCGGTTGAAGTAGCGCATAAGGTAATAGCAGTTGTACATTCAATTTGTGAGTGTACAACAGGGTTATCTGACTAA
- a CDS encoding RecB family exonuclease, producing MAYQISATKLQTYHRCPQAYYFRYELGLKAPGFFGNAKLGTALHQALAQAYRDWHYLDPVPPLDWISLCWERCSNNLSPNQAEEGQEILENYYYQFIAGETAIAKPLAVEGLIKGRLLVNNLEFKVSGRYDRLDFLADGLELIDYKSTKEVKLPKPDEIDLQIGLYYIALEQKYQSCLQQLSLLYLRTGEKIVFEASSEHKQQVETVINELAWRLRTDEQWEPKIGEQCEVCSFNRYCAAVQDQPEPLPPNAKSPLQIQLALNL from the coding sequence ATGGCTTACCAAATTTCCGCCACAAAACTTCAAACCTATCACCGTTGCCCCCAAGCCTATTATTTCCGTTACGAGTTAGGTTTGAAAGCTCCCGGATTCTTTGGTAACGCCAAGCTTGGCACAGCCCTACATCAAGCACTTGCCCAAGCTTACCGCGATTGGCATTACCTTGACCCAGTACCACCCCTTGATTGGATTTCTTTGTGCTGGGAGCGATGTTCTAATAATCTCAGTCCCAACCAAGCTGAGGAAGGACAAGAAATTTTAGAAAATTACTATTATCAGTTCATTGCTGGTGAAACTGCGATCGCAAAACCCTTAGCAGTCGAAGGTTTAATTAAAGGACGCTTATTAGTTAACAACTTAGAATTTAAAGTTTCTGGGCGCTACGACCGCCTTGATTTTCTGGCAGACGGGTTAGAACTAATTGACTATAAATCAACCAAAGAAGTAAAGTTGCCAAAGCCCGATGAAATTGACTTGCAAATTGGTCTGTATTACATTGCCCTAGAGCAAAAATATCAATCCTGCTTGCAGCAGTTGAGCTTATTGTATCTGCGAACAGGTGAAAAGATTGTTTTTGAGGCTAGTAGCGAACATAAACAGCAGGTAGAAACTGTTATTAATGAACTAGCTTGGCGATTGCGTACCGATGAACAATGGGAACCAAAGATTGGAGAGCAGTGTGAAGTCTGTAGCTTTAATCGCTACTGCGCGGCGGTACAAGACCAGCCTGAACCGTTACCGCCAAATGCTAAATCTCCTCTACAAATCCAACTTGCTCTGAACCTTTAA
- a CDS encoding Lar family restriction alleviation protein: protein MASKKIEVKDYFLPCPFCGDSDMEIVESLFEDSNDCYELVVYCACGAQGPAAKTEDEATLKWNSRVKS, encoded by the coding sequence GTGGCTAGTAAGAAAATAGAAGTTAAAGATTACTTTTTACCCTGTCCATTTTGTGGTGACTCAGATATGGAAATCGTTGAATCACTATTTGAGGACAGCAATGATTGTTATGAACTTGTGGTTTATTGCGCGTGTGGCGCACAAGGTCCGGCGGCAAAAACTGAGGATGAAGCGACATTGAAGTGGAATAGTCGGGTTAAAAGCTAA
- a CDS encoding ISL3 family transposase — protein sequence MQFLQCLLPDCNLLRLENCEIDTDNYQIALSVSSTQISAQCPLCFTSTRRIHSRYERTLADIPCVNFSLTLALQVCKFFCDNCACVRRIFTERIGGVVAPWARKTVRLVHWLQSIGLALGGAAGTRLVHKLGIQACGSTLLSHLKTLPLPQFEVPKVLGVDDFAFRKGRQYGTILVDLEQHQPIALLADRKAETLAEWLRHHPGVEVVSRDRSKVYRSGINQGAPDALQVADRFHLVQNLAETLEKVFSSYSAELKAIEQRQRPNLTAPEAAIVKAKPTATVKAQAQTQNAYQRRVEQQQQVRKLHQQQWSQIAIAKALGVSVRTIHRYLTRPNLPATLPRRKSFGRSVLDSHKQVLLEWWNRGIRQPKLLVSLLQQQGYSGSERTVTRYLSQLRQAQGLLAKPGHSAQSLIKVIDEQSPPLTARRASYLVVKRQENRACEDIELLEQLVAQHPALAIAVELAEEFLRLLRQRQGEAFAAWLTKALKSSLQPFQSFASGLFDDFEAVKASMMLSVSNGPVEGLNNRLKMLKRQMYGRAGLALLSKRFILSQ from the coding sequence GTGCAATTCCTCCAATGCCTACTTCCTGATTGCAACCTGCTCCGTTTAGAAAACTGTGAAATCGACACGGATAACTATCAGATCGCTTTGAGCGTATCCTCAACCCAGATATCAGCCCAATGCCCACTATGCTTTACTTCCACTCGACGCATCCATAGCCGTTATGAACGAACGCTAGCAGACATTCCCTGTGTGAACTTCAGTTTGACCTTAGCACTCCAAGTCTGTAAGTTCTTTTGCGATAATTGCGCTTGTGTCCGTCGTATTTTCACCGAGCGGATTGGGGGAGTCGTTGCTCCTTGGGCAAGAAAGACTGTTCGCTTGGTGCATTGGTTACAGAGCATTGGTTTAGCTTTAGGGGGTGCCGCAGGGACACGTCTGGTTCACAAACTCGGCATTCAGGCTTGTGGAAGTACCCTGTTGAGCCACCTCAAAACGTTACCCTTACCACAATTTGAGGTGCCGAAAGTGCTGGGAGTGGATGATTTTGCTTTTCGTAAAGGACGGCAATACGGCACTATCTTGGTCGATTTAGAGCAGCATCAACCAATAGCTCTACTGGCAGATCGCAAAGCTGAAACGTTAGCAGAATGGTTACGGCACCATCCTGGGGTGGAAGTTGTGTCGCGCGACCGCTCTAAAGTTTATCGAAGTGGGATCAACCAAGGCGCACCGGATGCCTTGCAAGTGGCTGACCGATTTCATCTAGTGCAAAACTTAGCTGAAACCTTGGAAAAAGTGTTTAGCAGCTACAGTGCTGAACTCAAAGCCATTGAGCAACGGCAGCGCCCTAATCTTACTGCACCGGAGGCAGCGATTGTGAAGGCTAAACCAACGGCAACTGTAAAGGCTCAAGCCCAGACCCAGAATGCTTATCAGCGAAGGGTTGAGCAACAGCAGCAAGTGAGGAAACTGCACCAACAACAATGGTCTCAAATCGCTATTGCCAAAGCCCTTGGGGTCAGTGTTCGGACGATACATCGTTACCTGACGCGACCAAACTTACCAGCAACATTACCGCGACGCAAATCCTTTGGCAGGAGTGTACTTGACTCTCACAAACAGGTTCTTTTAGAGTGGTGGAATAGGGGCATCCGGCAGCCCAAACTGCTGGTGAGCTTACTGCAACAGCAGGGATACAGTGGTAGCGAGCGGACTGTGACTCGTTACCTTAGTCAACTGCGTCAGGCTCAGGGTCTGCTTGCAAAACCTGGGCATTCTGCTCAAAGCCTAATCAAAGTGATTGACGAGCAGTCTCCGCCTTTGACGGCTCGTCGAGCCAGCTATTTAGTTGTGAAGCGCCAGGAGAATCGAGCGTGCGAAGACATCGAACTGTTGGAGCAGCTAGTAGCACAGCACCCAGCCTTAGCAATTGCAGTAGAGTTAGCAGAGGAGTTTTTACGACTGCTACGCCAGCGACAAGGTGAGGCGTTTGCAGCTTGGTTGACTAAGGCTCTCAAAAGTTCATTGCAGCCCTTTCAATCATTTGCATCAGGTCTTTTTGATGACTTTGAAGCTGTTAAGGCAAGCATGATGTTAAGCGTGAGTAATGGTCCAGTGGAAGGACTGAATAATCGATTAAAGATGTTGAAACGGCAGATGTATGGACGCGCTGGATTAGCTTTACTCAGCAAACGCTTCATTCTGTCTCAGTAA
- a CDS encoding tyrosine-type recombinase/integrase yields MKLTLQKGIDPLSQEIIWLMLDEEYQIVEPIQRYLTYLCGSKSPNTVESYGYDLKAWWQFIDHKCLDWRNVRLSDLEDFAYWSRVGDTSVVSMQPVIAKKSERSINRAITTITSFYEYHIANQTVDFKQFDRFHMPYGLAGKGLLTGLAKSKPVRQKLVKLKEPKKFPGCLTNEQIETLVNATRRLRDKLILLMLNGTGIRKGELLGLCHEDIGDFDDHFIRVVQRNNPNGARIKGQQRVIPVTPELLQMYNDYLIYEYPAVESDYVFVNIWEGGFFRAFGDLVIM; encoded by the coding sequence ATGAAACTAACACTCCAAAAAGGTATTGACCCGCTCTCGCAAGAAATAATCTGGCTAATGCTGGATGAGGAATACCAAATAGTAGAGCCGATTCAACGATATCTAACTTATCTGTGTGGCTCTAAATCGCCCAATACGGTTGAAAGTTACGGTTATGACCTGAAAGCCTGGTGGCAGTTTATCGACCATAAGTGCCTAGATTGGCGCAACGTGCGACTTTCTGATTTAGAAGATTTCGCTTATTGGTCAAGGGTTGGAGATACTTCTGTGGTGTCTATGCAACCTGTAATAGCCAAAAAATCAGAGCGGAGTATTAATCGAGCAATCACAACTATCACTAGCTTTTACGAATACCACATTGCTAACCAGACTGTTGATTTTAAACAGTTTGATAGATTCCATATGCCTTATGGGTTAGCGGGGAAAGGTTTACTAACGGGCCTTGCTAAAAGCAAACCAGTTCGGCAAAAGCTAGTCAAGCTCAAAGAGCCAAAGAAGTTTCCTGGCTGTCTAACCAACGAGCAGATAGAAACATTAGTTAATGCCACACGCCGTCTTAGAGACAAACTAATCCTTCTCATGCTCAATGGAACAGGAATAAGGAAAGGGGAGCTACTGGGACTATGCCATGAAGACATAGGGGACTTTGACGACCACTTTATTCGAGTAGTGCAAAGAAATAACCCCAACGGCGCAAGAATTAAGGGACAACAGCGAGTCATACCAGTTACTCCAGAACTACTCCAGATGTACAACGATTACCTCATCTACGAATACCCAGCAGTTGAGTCGGACTATGTATTTGTCAACATTTGGGAGGGTGGGTTCTTCCGAGCTTTTGGTGATCTAGTCATAATGTGA
- a CDS encoding FAD-binding domain-containing protein: MHILWFRRDLRLSDNEIVALSTADNAEVLPCFIIDPWFYQQAEVGKARVRFLFEALEDLDRNLKSRGSQLYLLEGNSLSVIQGLTRQLLQKGDRPKLFFNQDVQVQYGIERDLQIINYYKQHNLSYHQGLNNFLQTDGERRDDWMEEYYTYLRQPLHLTPEHINTPQLQLDIPQITFSDLKQKYSQFWETENTYFSGGETQAIATLNSFLDSRFHGYHWKISRPWLTQQGATSHLSPHLTFGTISVRQVYQSTKAKAAELASNPKVQFSLKAFRDRLRWHDSFTQRLYFHPELVDTNRYPEFDEYYSPAELSEEKQELFAAWKEGQTGFPLVDASMRQLKTMGWMNFRMRAMCATFLCINCGISWHHGAEHYMRHLVDGDLAYALLNINNKQQQQRTYFFA, translated from the coding sequence ATGCACATCCTCTGGTTCCGTCGAGACTTGCGCTTAAGTGATAATGAGATTGTCGCTTTATCTACCGCCGATAACGCGGAAGTTTTACCATGCTTCATTATCGATCCCTGGTTTTACCAGCAGGCAGAAGTCGGCAAAGCCAGAGTTAGATTTCTGTTTGAGGCTTTGGAAGACTTAGATAGGAACCTTAAATCGCGGGGAAGTCAACTCTATTTACTTGAAGGTAATAGCCTCAGTGTAATTCAAGGGCTTACACGCCAACTACTCCAAAAAGGCGATCGCCCTAAACTGTTCTTCAACCAAGATGTGCAGGTGCAGTATGGGATAGAACGCGATCTCCAAATCATCAACTACTACAAACAACATAACCTCAGCTACCACCAAGGGCTAAACAACTTCCTGCAAACTGATGGTGAACGCCGCGATGACTGGATGGAGGAATACTATACCTATTTACGACAACCACTACATTTAACCCCAGAACACATCAATACGCCCCAGCTTCAGCTTGACATTCCTCAGATTACCTTCAGCGATTTGAAGCAAAAGTACAGCCAATTCTGGGAAACAGAGAATACTTATTTTAGTGGCGGAGAGACACAGGCGATCGCTACCTTAAACTCGTTTTTAGATTCCCGCTTTCATGGGTATCACTGGAAAATCTCGCGCCCTTGGTTGACTCAGCAAGGTGCTACGTCCCACCTATCACCTCATCTGACTTTTGGCACTATTTCTGTTCGCCAAGTCTACCAAAGTACCAAAGCTAAAGCCGCCGAATTAGCCAGCAATCCCAAAGTACAGTTTTCCCTCAAAGCCTTCCGAGATCGCCTGCGCTGGCACGATAGTTTTACTCAAAGATTGTACTTCCACCCAGAGTTAGTAGATACCAACCGTTACCCAGAGTTCGATGAGTATTACTCACCTGCCGAATTAAGTGAGGAGAAGCAGGAGTTATTTGCTGCCTGGAAAGAAGGGCAAACAGGCTTTCCTTTAGTAGATGCGTCGATGCGGCAACTCAAGACAATGGGCTGGATGAACTTTCGGATGAGGGCGATGTGCGCTACTTTCCTGTGCATTAACTGCGGCATCTCGTGGCATCATGGCGCAGAGCATTACATGAGGCACTTAGTAGACGGGGATTTAGCTTATGCTCTACTAAATATTAATAATAAACAACAACAACAACGAACATATTTTTTTGCGTAG
- a CDS encoding DNA N-6-adenine-methyltransferase (Dam), with product MLKLEELKTQLLSLQAEIGRIKSEGRVLTDCWIAKAKPGGSKKKKYPRLKSRKPMFDGKKTEYLSIHSSAVAEAEAALARGKAVKKLDKRIQGLSERVNRLQDKFSKSSKTPTRKKAPQLYTPPEIIDLVRVVMGEIDLDPASDDIAQQWVQARNYYTLALDGLFHPWFGRVWLHPPADGKTAKWTSKLLNEYSSGRVTEAVLLVRPSAGSKWFQKLTRLFPVCFPDERLKFLDDQEIPQTQPKNGNAIFYLGQNRQQFGQVFGTIGSVSSPV from the coding sequence ATGCTGAAGCTAGAGGAATTAAAAACTCAGTTGTTATCTCTACAAGCAGAAATAGGAAGGATTAAAAGTGAGGGGAGAGTCTTAACTGACTGCTGGATTGCGAAAGCTAAACCAGGAGGCAGCAAAAAGAAGAAGTATCCCCGGCTTAAATCGAGAAAGCCAATGTTTGATGGTAAGAAAACCGAGTACCTGAGTATTCACTCTTCAGCAGTGGCAGAAGCAGAGGCAGCACTGGCGCGTGGTAAAGCTGTTAAGAAACTGGACAAGCGCATACAAGGATTGAGTGAGCGGGTTAACCGACTTCAGGACAAATTTTCTAAAAGTTCAAAGACTCCCACCCGTAAAAAAGCTCCACAGTTGTACACGCCGCCAGAAATCATTGATTTAGTTCGTGTGGTCATGGGAGAGATTGACCTAGACCCAGCTAGTGACGATATTGCACAACAATGGGTGCAAGCGAGAAATTACTATACCCTGGCGCTGGATGGACTATTTCATCCCTGGTTTGGTAGAGTCTGGTTACATCCACCTGCTGATGGTAAGACTGCCAAGTGGACAAGCAAGCTACTAAATGAATACTCTTCAGGGCGGGTAACAGAAGCAGTATTGCTGGTTAGACCATCAGCAGGTAGTAAATGGTTTCAAAAGCTAACAAGATTATTTCCAGTTTGTTTTCCTGACGAGCGACTCAAGTTCCTTGATGACCAAGAAATACCTCAGACACAACCAAAGAATGGTAACGCTATCTTCTATCTTGGTCAGAATCGCCAGCAGTTTGGGCAGGTGTTTGGAACGATTGGTAGTGTTAGTAGTCCTGTTTAG
- a CDS encoding DUF7219 family protein, with product MNDLQAFLCPLARYYGQVKPQNLVFNANLQEFSQRVSLIANLETNGKLSPEASYTQVEALWQQLQTSKNQLGIGQSFGEQPGV from the coding sequence ATGAACGATTTGCAAGCCTTTCTCTGTCCTCTCGCCCGCTACTACGGTCAGGTTAAGCCTCAGAATTTGGTTTTCAATGCCAATTTGCAGGAGTTCTCCCAGCGCGTCAGCTTGATTGCCAACTTAGAAACCAATGGCAAACTTTCTCCAGAGGCATCCTATACACAAGTTGAGGCGCTCTGGCAACAGCTTCAGACCAGCAAAAACCAATTAGGCATTGGGCAATCCTTTGGAGAGCAGCCTGGAGTTTGA
- a CDS encoding NAD(P)H-dependent flavin oxidoreductase: MTLQQLFGIELPIIQAPMAGSQGSVLALAVSNAGGLGSLPCATLSLEVMRDELAAITAQTDRPINVNFFCHAMPTPNAEREMAWRAMLAPYYHKLEIEIESVQPSSGLVPFNAEFVELLAQFQPAVVSFHFGLPSAELLQRVRAWGAKILSSATTVAEAQWLAAQGVDAVIAQGLEAGGHRGMFLSEEIDTQVGTFALLPQIVRAVRIPVIAAGGIADAQGVAAAISLGAAGVQVGTTYLLCPEATTSTVHRAALRSKTARHTALTNIFTGRPARAIANQIVMELGPMSDVAPIFPMASAAMAPLRAKAESQGSGDFSPLWAGQNASGCQEISAANLTRALVADL; encoded by the coding sequence ATGACTTTACAACAACTTTTCGGCATCGAACTCCCGATTATCCAAGCCCCAATGGCAGGATCGCAAGGCAGTGTTCTCGCATTAGCCGTATCCAATGCGGGTGGGCTAGGTTCGCTGCCCTGTGCCACACTTAGTCTGGAAGTCATGCGAGATGAGCTAGCAGCCATTACAGCCCAAACCGACCGGCCTATTAATGTGAATTTCTTTTGTCACGCAATGCCCACACCTAATGCCGAGCGCGAAATGGCTTGGCGAGCTATGCTTGCGCCTTACTATCACAAACTTGAGATTGAGATCGAAAGCGTTCAGCCCAGTTCGGGGCTTGTGCCCTTTAATGCTGAGTTTGTCGAGCTATTAGCCCAATTCCAGCCTGCGGTAGTGAGCTTTCATTTTGGCTTGCCATCAGCGGAATTGCTACAGAGAGTCAGAGCTTGGGGCGCAAAGATTCTCTCTTCAGCAACAACTGTTGCCGAAGCGCAATGGCTCGCAGCTCAGGGTGTGGATGCCGTCATTGCTCAAGGTTTGGAGGCGGGCGGACATCGGGGGATGTTCTTGTCTGAGGAGATTGATACGCAAGTCGGCACGTTTGCCCTGTTGCCACAAATTGTGCGGGCGGTGAGGATTCCGGTCATTGCTGCGGGCGGTATTGCCGATGCCCAGGGCGTTGCGGCGGCGATCTCATTAGGTGCAGCCGGAGTGCAGGTGGGGACGACTTATCTGCTTTGCCCTGAAGCCACCACCAGCACAGTTCACCGGGCTGCGCTCCGAAGTAAGACTGCCCGCCATACCGCATTGACCAATATATTTACAGGTCGTCCGGCGCGAGCAATTGCGAATCAGATCGTTATGGAGCTGGGACCGATGAGCGATGTTGCTCCCATCTTTCCTATGGCTAGTGCAGCGATGGCTCCCTTGCGTGCCAAAGCTGAAAGCCAAGGATCTGGAGATTTCTCGCCGCTATGGGCTGGTCAGAATGCCAGTGGATGCCAGGAAATCTCGGCTGCCAATCTCACGCGAGCATTGGTCGCCGATCTGTAG
- a CDS encoding SDR family NAD(P)-dependent oxidoreductase → MSTKTAIVTGASSGIGLGIAKALLAEGYSVIANARKISTSEVIESSDCCFLVDGDVGLRATGASLTEMALQKTGRLDLVVNNAGIFMPGNFDEYTEEQYRSTMITNADGFFYVTQPAVRHMKTQGRGHVVTITAAFVDQPIAGLNAFGMYFSKGALNAATTSLAIEYATTGIRFNAIAPGSIDTPMNQPANHEFLKNLHPIARLGRVDEIVAALLYLDSAEFVTGEILHIDGGAHAGKW, encoded by the coding sequence ATGTCAACTAAAACCGCGATCGTCACGGGTGCATCCAGCGGCATAGGCTTGGGCATTGCCAAAGCCTTACTAGCAGAAGGCTATAGCGTTATTGCCAATGCCCGAAAGATATCCACATCTGAAGTAATCGAAAGCTCCGATTGCTGCTTCTTGGTGGATGGGGATGTCGGACTCAGAGCGACGGGTGCATCACTGACTGAGATGGCACTTCAGAAAACTGGGAGACTCGATCTGGTGGTCAATAATGCAGGTATTTTCATGCCTGGAAATTTTGACGAATATACCGAAGAGCAATATAGATCGACTATGATAACCAACGCCGATGGGTTTTTCTATGTTACTCAACCTGCCGTCAGACACATGAAAACGCAAGGACGCGGCCATGTGGTTACAATTACCGCCGCCTTCGTTGACCAGCCCATCGCTGGACTCAATGCGTTTGGTATGTACTTTAGTAAAGGCGCACTCAACGCCGCGACTACCAGCCTCGCGATCGAGTACGCCACTACAGGTATTCGGTTCAATGCCATCGCACCAGGCAGCATCGATACACCTATGAACCAACCAGCCAACCATGAATTCCTCAAGAATTTACATCCGATCGCGAGGCTCGGTAGGGTAGATGAGATCGTCGCAGCACTTTTATACCTGGACTCCGCCGAATTTGTCACGGGCGAAATTTTGCATATTGATGGCGGCGCACATGCAGGCAAATGGTAA